One genomic window of Tatumella citrea includes the following:
- a CDS encoding efflux RND transporter periplasmic adaptor subunit has protein sequence MKLLRFRSLKITLLLAGFLLTAYLFFHPNAVSAPAKTVATPLVSLVAAQVKSLPLTLTTQGHAVSLNQVDIQSQLTGTVKSVAFKEGDFVHKGQLLFTLDDSSQQANLHHALAAQTAAVAQLNKAQRDLARGRALKAKNYISASDWDTLTSAQQQYSAQLLAAKDDVKTAQTQLSYTQIYAPVGGKTGALNVHPGSLVQPGSTVPLVTVSQFDPIGVSFTLPEQDLNAVILAGHQGPVLVQINDAGGKAVTGTLDFINNTVSTDSGTIALKARFSNAQHLIWPGAYQAVTVDAGVTAGSVVLPPQAVQNGPDGHFIYLVNDKHQAQIQPVKLLRVQQQMAIVEGISQGTQVVVEGANSLRPGMAVRVSSGANVVNPESN, from the coding sequence ATGAAATTGCTACGATTCAGGTCACTAAAGATCACTCTGTTGCTGGCAGGTTTTCTGCTTACAGCTTATCTGTTTTTCCACCCGAATGCCGTTTCGGCACCGGCCAAAACAGTGGCGACGCCGCTGGTCAGTCTGGTAGCGGCACAGGTGAAATCGCTGCCGCTGACGCTAACCACCCAGGGTCATGCGGTTTCACTCAATCAGGTGGATATTCAGTCACAGCTGACCGGTACCGTAAAAAGCGTCGCCTTTAAAGAAGGGGACTTTGTTCATAAGGGGCAACTGCTGTTCACCCTGGATGACAGCAGCCAGCAGGCAAATTTGCATCATGCTCTGGCGGCTCAGACTGCTGCGGTGGCTCAGCTGAACAAGGCTCAGCGCGATCTGGCGCGTGGACGGGCGCTAAAAGCAAAAAACTACATCTCGGCTTCTGACTGGGACACTCTGACCAGTGCGCAGCAACAGTACAGTGCCCAGTTACTTGCGGCAAAGGATGACGTAAAAACCGCACAAACTCAGCTTAGTTACACGCAAATTTATGCTCCTGTCGGCGGTAAAACAGGGGCACTGAATGTGCACCCCGGTAGCCTGGTTCAGCCGGGCAGTACCGTTCCGTTGGTGACGGTCAGCCAGTTTGATCCGATTGGTGTGTCCTTTACCTTACCGGAACAGGATTTGAACGCGGTTATTCTTGCCGGGCATCAGGGGCCGGTGCTGGTACAAATCAATGATGCCGGCGGTAAAGCGGTGACCGGAACGCTCGATTTTATCAACAACACCGTCAGCACCGATTCCGGGACCATTGCCCTGAAAGCCCGGTTCAGTAACGCGCAACATCTGATTTGGCCGGGGGCTTATCAGGCGGTGACGGTCGATGCAGGGGTCACTGCCGGTTCGGTGGTACTGCCACCTCAGGCTGTGCAGAATGGTCCGGACGGTCATTTTATTTATCTGGTTAACGATAAACACCAGGCACAAATCCAGCCGGTCAAACTGCTGAGAGTTCAGCAACAGATGGCTATTGTTGAAGGTATCTCACAGGGAACGCAGGTGGTGGTGGAAGGTGCCAATAGCCTGCGTCCGGGCATGGCAGTCAGGGTTAGCTCCGGTGCTAATGTTGTAAATCCGGAGAGTAACTGA
- a CDS encoding amino acid ABC transporter permease, giving the protein MHYTFQFGEVLQHWNELLTGAAITLVVAFISFWIGCVIGLLGALAEQHARSGVKKLVRGYVIFFTNTPSLIQIFVLFYGLPDFGIVLSPLTAVLTGLSLNAGAYLTDIMRSGLISVSKTELEAAQTLNLSAWQSFRYVTLPHIAKTIYPVLSNFFIWILLGSSIGGLFGVNELTGAVIDISSTTFRSIEAFSVAAGMYVILTFIASAMLYGVGYWCFRVRARFI; this is encoded by the coding sequence ATGCATTACACCTTTCAGTTTGGTGAGGTACTGCAACACTGGAATGAACTACTTACCGGAGCTGCCATTACGCTTGTTGTCGCATTTATTTCATTCTGGATTGGGTGCGTCATCGGACTGTTGGGTGCTCTGGCAGAGCAGCATGCAAGATCCGGGGTAAAAAAATTAGTCCGGGGTTATGTGATTTTCTTCACCAATACGCCATCGTTAATTCAGATTTTCGTGTTGTTTTATGGACTGCCCGATTTTGGCATTGTTCTTTCCCCCCTGACCGCCGTATTAACCGGCCTGTCTCTGAATGCCGGTGCCTACCTGACCGATATTATGCGCAGCGGGCTGATCTCTGTCAGCAAAACCGAGCTGGAAGCGGCACAGACACTGAATCTTTCCGCATGGCAGAGTTTCCGCTATGTCACCCTGCCGCATATTGCGAAAACCATCTATCCGGTACTGTCGAACTTTTTTATCTGGATATTACTGGGTAGCTCTATCGGTGGTCTGTTTGGCGTCAATGAATTAACCGGCGCCGTTATCGATATCAGCTCAACCACCTTCCGCAGTATTGAGGCGTTTTCGGTGGCCGCCGGGATGTACGTCATCCTGACCTTTATTGCCAGCGCGATGTTGTACGGTGTTGGTTACTGGTGTTTCCGTGTCAGAGCGAGGTTTATTTAA
- a CDS encoding transporter substrate-binding domain-containing protein translates to MFKKFFCSMILSMLAVSAVIPTANARSLDDIIKSGTLRIGVLPNSPPQSSIGATNQLEGFDIDVGNKLASELGVKADFVMTEIAQRVPFLVTDRIDISLGGLTRTVERAKSISYTVPLHTESMGVLTTDKLNIKSWKDLNNSKYTLVLIRGVWTADFLKQNLPQAKILYVDTMADTIRALAQGRADALVENIEFYMPFTANYPNVKWKVFPEAINTSYDAVGLAQNNTPLRDVLNIALYDMHTSGFVNNTWLKWFKAPMLVKINPNPYF, encoded by the coding sequence ATGTTTAAAAAATTCTTCTGTAGCATGATTCTGAGTATGTTAGCGGTTTCAGCTGTAATTCCGACGGCTAACGCCAGATCACTGGATGATATAATTAAAAGCGGCACCTTGCGGATTGGTGTATTACCAAATTCTCCGCCGCAATCCTCTATTGGTGCCACCAATCAACTGGAAGGTTTCGATATTGATGTCGGAAATAAATTAGCCAGTGAACTGGGCGTCAAAGCCGACTTTGTCATGACCGAAATTGCGCAACGGGTGCCTTTCCTGGTCACTGATCGTATCGATATCTCGTTAGGTGGTCTGACCCGGACTGTCGAGCGAGCTAAATCAATCAGCTACACCGTGCCGTTACATACTGAATCCATGGGCGTGCTGACCACCGATAAGCTCAATATCAAAAGCTGGAAAGATCTGAATAACTCTAAGTACACGCTGGTACTGATTCGTGGGGTCTGGACTGCTGACTTCCTGAAACAAAACCTGCCGCAGGCCAAAATCCTCTACGTTGATACCATGGCGGATACCATCAGAGCGCTGGCCCAGGGGCGTGCTGATGCTTTAGTTGAAAACATTGAATTCTATATGCCGTTCACTGCCAATTATCCGAACGTCAAATGGAAAGTGTTCCCGGAAGCCATTAACACCTCCTACGATGCCGTAGGACTGGCGCAAAACAATACCCCGTTACGCGATGTACTGAATATTGCACTCTACGATATGCATACCAGTGGTTTCGTTAACAACACCTGGCTGAAATGGTTTAAAGCACCGATGTTAGTGAAAATTAACCCTAACCCTTACTTCTAA
- a CDS encoding amino acid ABC transporter permease — MLTLSQQIINLCNAFTLEFILKAAWNTLTLSAIGCSAGLIAGFIIACLRQTRHVVFLPLRVVTIVLVELLRRIPFLVTLFLIFFIFQGIGIDLSFYFIGLIAVCLIASAYMAEIFRTGFESVPKTQIEAAQTLNFSHRQLIQLVMLPQALRVVIPPAFSFMVSFIKDTALASQLGVVELTFSAKILISRGYSSFLIYGLILLIYFVMSYPLSRLGKRLEQRLAAGKTARDTSKSGETQSNPLSTLTPP, encoded by the coding sequence ATGCTCACCCTTTCTCAGCAAATCATTAACTTATGCAATGCCTTTACCCTGGAATTTATCCTGAAGGCGGCATGGAACACCCTGACTCTTTCAGCCATTGGGTGTTCCGCGGGATTAATCGCTGGCTTTATTATTGCCTGCCTGCGCCAGACCAGGCACGTGGTTTTTCTGCCGCTGCGGGTGGTTACCATCGTACTGGTTGAACTGCTGCGCCGGATTCCATTTTTGGTGACACTGTTTTTAATCTTTTTTATTTTCCAGGGGATCGGAATCGATCTCTCCTTCTACTTCATCGGTCTGATTGCCGTCTGTCTGATCGCCAGTGCCTATATGGCTGAAATTTTCCGTACCGGTTTCGAATCTGTGCCTAAAACTCAGATTGAAGCGGCTCAGACCCTTAACTTCAGTCACCGTCAACTGATTCAGTTGGTGATGCTACCGCAGGCATTGCGGGTTGTGATCCCTCCGGCATTCAGCTTTATGGTGTCATTTATTAAAGATACCGCCCTTGCCTCACAACTCGGTGTCGTGGAACTCACGTTTTCCGCCAAAATTCTTATCAGCCGCGGATATTCATCGTTTCTGATCTATGGGCTGATATTGCTGATCTATTTCGTTATGTCTTACCCGCTGAGCCGGTTAGGTAAACGTCTGGAACAACGACTGGCCGCCGGGAAAACTGCCCGGGATACCAGTAAATCAGGTGAAACACAGAGCAACCCACTGTCAACGCTCACTCCCCCCTGA